A stretch of DNA from Veillonellales bacterium:
CACCCGCTCCGGCTTGTCCACCTTGACTTCAAAAGCATTGGGCAGCGGATTTCCGTCTCCCAGCGCCGTCAATATGCTTTGCTGGTCGCCTAAACGCTGCTTGAACCGGGACATGGCTTCATCCTTACTGATATAAAGCACCTGAGTCACACCCGGCAGCTTGGTAATCCGGGTACCGATCTCCCTGGTTTCCAGCTGACTCAGATTATCCTGCAAATAAACGGAAATCTGTACCTGGGATTCCAAAGTCGAAGCCATATTATTCAAATTCAAAACCATGACTAAAAAAATCCCTAAAATTAACAGTGACAGTGCCACCGTGCTGACGGAAGCAAAACTCATCAGCCCGTTGCGGCGCAGAGAAATAAACGCCTCCCGGATAAAATACTCCCAAGTCCTAATCTTCATAGCCGTATACCCCTTTCACCTGATCGCGGACGATACGGCTCTTTTCAATCGCAATGACCCGTTTCTTCATTTTGTCTACCACCGTTTTATCATGGGTAGCCATCACAACGGTTGTGCCATTTTGATTGATCCGGTCAAAAATCTTCATGATCTCCCCGGAGGTATCCGGATCCAAATTGCCCGTCGGTTCGTCGGCAATCACAATCAAAGGACTGTTGACAATCGCTCTGGCAATCGCCACCCGCTGCTGCTCACCGCCGGACAGTTCCGTGGGAAAACAGCGGGTCTTGCTGCGCAGTCCCACCAGATCCAGGACATGATGAACCCGTTTTTGCATTTCCCGCCGGGATGCCTCCACCACCTGCATGGCAAAAGCAATATTTTCATAAACCGTTTTATTCGGCAGCAGCCGGTAATCCTGAAACACAATTCCCAGCGCCCGCCGCAGATAAGGCACCTCGCCGGGAGACAAGTCGCTGATATTGCGGCCGTTTACGATGAGCTGGCCGTGAGTCGGCAATTCCTCCCGCAGAATTAATTTTACAAAAGTAGACTTACCGGCACCGCTGGGGCCGACAATAAAAACAAATTCGCCTTTTTCAATATCTAGAGTGACATCCGAGAGGGCGACGGAGCCATTATCGTATATCTTCGAAACGTCTGTCATGTGAATCATAACTGCCACTCCCTCTTCTCTTTTCTATGTTTTTTGCCATGTCCTAAATATGATTTGACATTTTTAGTGAAAAACCTTCTCTTGTGACATTTTTTTTCATTTGAATGCAATGATGCCCAATGCCGTTAGCGTATTATTTCCGCAATATAGAGAGTCGTCGCTCCCAGCACCAGCAGCAATCCCAGATACCACCATAATACCGTCAGACGCTGTTCTGCCGTTAACCGGTAGTAATAAGCGTTTTCCCTTTCCTCCCCCTGCCAGAGACGAAACAGGGAAAACAGAAAAACCAATAAAATAAAAAAATTGCCGGTATATAAAAACAACAAGCCAATGGCGATACTGCCCACCCACCACATGTGAGGCGATATAGCACCGGCAATTCGCCCGCCGTCCAACGGATCACAAGGAATTAAATTGAACAGATTCAGCAAACCGGCAGTATAAGCCAGTACCAGCATAAGAATACTGTCCGTCCAAAAATATACGGCCAGACAAACCAACGCGCTGAGAGTGCCGGCTGCCGGACCGCCGATGGCAATATTGGCTTCCATCCTGGCATTAACCGGTTCCCGTTCCAAACTCATCGCCGCACCGATAAAGGGCAGGAACACCGGTCCCGACGCCGGTACGCCAACCGCTCTGGAGGCCCCGATATGACCCGCTTCATGAATAGACAACAATATAACAAAACCGACCGCAAAATTCATGCCAAAAGCCAGAGCATAAACTGCCAGCGACACTAACAAAGAAGCCGCCATTACTACCGTCGGTCCCCCATGCACCAAAGCCGTCAGCCCCAGTATGAACAAAAGCACCCGGCGCACCAAATTTCTCCCCAGATAAATGACCCGCCACGGCTTCATAGGCATTCCTCCTTTGTTGGCTGTTGGCGTTTGGCTGTTGGCTTTTAGCTCTTAGCCCATAGCCCATCGCTCATCGCCAACAGCTCATCACCAGCAAAAAAACGACTCTCTACATGTATATTCATGCAGGAGTCGTTCTATGTGGTAAAGAGGGATGGTTGGCTTTGGGCTTTTAGCCAACAGCTCATCGCCCATCGCCAACAGCCATTGTTTTACTTCTTCCGCCTCACTACTCGTTTTGCGGCTTCAACAATATCAGCGGCTGTCAGATGGTACTTCTTCAGTAAAGCGGCAGGGGTGCCGGATTCACCGAAGGTATCCTGCACGCCGACCCGTTCCATGGGAACCGGCTGATGTTCCACCAGCACTTCCGCCACGGCGCTGCCGAGGCCGCCGATAATGTTATGTTCTTCGCAGGTAACAATCGCACCGGTATCCCGGGCCGCTTTGCAAACAGCCTCCACATCAATCGGCTTAATAGTGTGAATGTTCAGCACCCTGGCGCTGATTCCGGCAGCCAGCAATTCTTCCGCAGCCTCACGGGCCGCGCTGACCATTACCCCGCTGGCAATCAGCGTCACATCCTTACCGTCGGCCAGCTCCACGGCTTTGCCGTGCTGAAATTCATAATCGTCGCCGAACAGTTCAGGCACCGCCATACGACCAAGACGGATATATACCGGGCCGCGATATTCGGCGGCAAAAGCAATGGCCTGACGGGTTTCCGCCGCATCTGCCGGAACGATAACCGTCATATTGGGGATGCTGCGCATCAGAGAGATATCCTCGATCGCCTGATGAGAAGCCCCGTCTTCCCCTACTGTCAGGCCGGCATGAGTCGCCGCGATTTTCACATTCAGCCGGGGATAGCAAATCGAATTCCGCACCTGTTCAAACGCCCGTCCGGCGGCGAACATAGCAAAAGAAGAAACAAAAGGAATTTTGCCGGCAGCCGCCAGTCCGGCGGCCGTTCCCATCAAATTCTGCTCGGCAATGCCGACATTAAAAAAACGCTCAGGAAAGGCTTTGGCAAATAGATTGGTTTTGGTAGATTTCGATAAATCCGCATCCAGCACAATAATATCTTTATTCAGCGCGCCCAACTCCCGGAGGGCTTCGCCGTATGCTTCCCGTGTTGCTTTTCCCATTACTAACACCTCTCCTTAATCATCAAGCTCGCTGAGGAACAACTGGCATTCCTCGCGGCTGGGCGCCTTGCCGTGCCATTCCGCCGCATTTTCCATTTCACAGACTCCTTTGCCTTTAACAGTATGCGCGACGATCATGGTTGGCCGATCTTTTACGGTTTTTGCAGTTTGAATGGCAGCATAAATAGCGTTCATATCGTGGCCGTCGATCTCCAGAACATTCCAGCCGAAAGATTGCCATTTTTCCGGAATCGGCAGCGGCGACATCACCTCAGCAATCGGTCCGTCAATCTGCAGCCCGTTAAAATCAACGAAAGCCGTCAGATTATCCAGCTTATAGTGAGGGGCAAACATCGCCGCCTCCCATACCATGCCTTCCTCCAGCTCGCCGTCCCCCAGCAGAGCATACACCCGGTAATCTCTGCCATCCAGCCGGCCGGCCAGAGCCATGCCGTTAGCCGCTGCCAAGCCCTGCCCCAGAGAACCGGTAGACATATCCACCCCCGGAACGTCCTTCATACTGGGATGTCCCTGAATGCGGCTGTCAATTTTCCGCAGCGTCAGTAATTCCTCGGCGGGAAAGAATCCCTTCTCCGCCAAAGTCGCATATAAAACCGGAGCGGCATGTCCTTTTGACAGTACAAACCGATCCCTGGCAGGATCAGCCGGGTTCCGGACATCCACCTTCATTTCCGCAAAATACAGCACCGTTAAAATATCGGCTGCCGACAAAGAACCGCCGGGATGACCTGACTTAGCCTCAGTAACAGCGGCTATAATATTACGGCGTATCGCTCTGGCGTGCTTTGCCATTTGGGTTAATTGATCCTGTGTAAGTTTATCAGCCATAGTAATTCAACCTCCTCTATCTATCATCAGGATGATCCTTTAATCTGAGAAAAGCCTTCGCCCATGACTTCATGGGCATCTGCCACGATCACAAAGGCCTTCGGATCCATCCGGTAAATCAGTTCTTTCAGCCGGGTCACTTCACCTGTGCTAATGACGCAAAGCAGCATTTCCCGGGCGTGACCGGTATATCCTCCCCGGCTTTGCAGAAAAGTAACGCCGCGGCCCATATCCTGTAAAATCCCGTCCGCCAGTTCTTCCGGAAACAGAGTGACAATCAAAAAGGCCTTGGCGGAACTGGGTCCCACTTGAATCAAATCAATAATCCTGGTCGTAACAAATAAAGAAATGAGTGCATACAGAGACAGCTCCGCACTATGAAAAGCCACCCCGGCAGAAGCGATGACAAAGAAATCCACACTAAGGAGAGCCTGCCCGACACTGATGCCGAACAGTTTATTCAAAATGGCAGCCGCCAAATCCGTTCCCGCCGTAGTTCCCTTAAACCGGAACACCATCCCCATGCCGACACCGGCCAAAACGCCGCCATACAGTGAACTCAGGA
This window harbors:
- a CDS encoding transketolase; its protein translation is MADKLTQDQLTQMAKHARAIRRNIIAAVTEAKSGHPGGSLSAADILTVLYFAEMKVDVRNPADPARDRFVLSKGHAAPVLYATLAEKGFFPAEELLTLRKIDSRIQGHPSMKDVPGVDMSTGSLGQGLAAANGMALAGRLDGRDYRVYALLGDGELEEGMVWEAAMFAPHYKLDNLTAFVDFNGLQIDGPIAEVMSPLPIPEKWQSFGWNVLEIDGHDMNAIYAAIQTAKTVKDRPTMIVAHTVKGKGVCEMENAAEWHGKAPSREECQLFLSELDD
- the ftsE gene encoding cell division ATP-binding protein FtsE, whose product is MIHMTDVSKIYDNGSVALSDVTLDIEKGEFVFIVGPSGAGKSTFVKLILREELPTHGQLIVNGRNISDLSPGEVPYLRRALGIVFQDYRLLPNKTVYENIAFAMQVVEASRREMQKRVHHVLDLVGLRSKTRCFPTELSGGEQQRVAIARAIVNSPLIVIADEPTGNLDPDTSGEIMKIFDRINQNGTTVVMATHDKTVVDKMKKRVIAIEKSRIVRDQVKGVYGYED
- a CDS encoding transketolase family protein, which translates into the protein MGKATREAYGEALRELGALNKDIIVLDADLSKSTKTNLFAKAFPERFFNVGIAEQNLMGTAAGLAAAGKIPFVSSFAMFAAGRAFEQVRNSICYPRLNVKIAATHAGLTVGEDGASHQAIEDISLMRSIPNMTVIVPADAAETRQAIAFAAEYRGPVYIRLGRMAVPELFGDDYEFQHGKAVELADGKDVTLIASGVMVSAAREAAEELLAAGISARVLNIHTIKPIDVEAVCKAARDTGAIVTCEEHNIIGGLGSAVAEVLVEHQPVPMERVGVQDTFGESGTPAALLKKYHLTAADIVEAAKRVVRRKK
- a CDS encoding YitT family protein; amino-acid sequence: MWWRDYLGITLGAVITAVSLNMFLIPNKVAAGGVSGMATVLHYVLGWPVGITMLAMNIPLFLLSVKVLGARFGINTLFGALVLSLAIDGSAPFVPVLTQDLLLSSLYGGVLAGVGMGMVFRFKGTTAGTDLAAAILNKLFGISVGQALLSVDFFVIASAGVAFHSAELSLYALISLFVTTRIIDLIQVGPSSAKAFLIVTLFPEELADGILQDMGRGVTFLQSRGGYTGHAREMLLCVISTGEVTRLKELIYRMDPKAFVIVADAHEVMGEGFSQIKGSS